One window from the genome of Salvelinus namaycush isolate Seneca chromosome 19, SaNama_1.0, whole genome shotgun sequence encodes:
- the LOC120064294 gene encoding WD repeat and FYVE domain-containing protein 2 isoform X2: MSFNPETRRLSMGMENGTISEFILSEDYNKMTPAQTYQAHQGRVTVVLFVLEMEWVLSTGQDKNFTWHCSESGTQLGFYRTTAWVSGLQFDVETRHAFVGDYSGQVTILKLELDSCSLVTTFKGHTGNVTALCWDPVQRVLFSGSSDHSIIMWDIGGRKGTAIELQGHNEKVQGLCYAPHTRQLISCSSDGGIVIWNMDVTRQETPEWLDSDSCQKCEQPFFWNFKQMWDSKKIGLRQHHCRKCGQAVCGKCSAKRSTIPLMGFEFEVRVCDSCHESITDEDRAPTATFHDSKHSIVYMHYEPTTGWLLTSGADKVVKLWDMTPVVS, from the exons ATGTCCTTTAACCCAGAGACCAGGAGGCTGTCTATGGGGATGGAGAATGGAACCATCTCT GAGTTCATCCTGTCAGAAGACTACAACAAGATGACCCCGGCACAGACCTATCAGG CCCACCAGGGCAGAGTGACAGTGGTGCTGTTTGTGTTGGAGATGGAGTGGGTCctcagtacaggacaggacaagaACTTCACCTGGCACTGCTCTGAGAGTGGAACACAGTTGGGGTTCTACCGCACCACCGCCTGGGTCTCTGGACTGCA GTTCGACGTGGAGACGAGGCACGCCTTTGTGGGCGACTACTCTGGTCAGGTGACCATCCTCAAGCTGGAGCTGGACAGCTGTAGTCTGGTAACCACCTTCAAAGGACACACAG GCAATGTGACAGCTCTGTGTTGGGACCCGGTCCAGAGAGTGTTGTTTTCCGGCAGCTCAGATCACTCCATCATCATGTGGGACATCGGGGGACGCAAAGGCACCGCTATTGAACTTCAGGGACACAA TGAGAAGGTCCAGGGCCTATGCTACGCGCCACACACACGTCAGCTGATCTCCTGCAGCTCAGATGGGGGCATCGTCATCTGGAACATGGACGTGACCAGACAGGAG ACCCCAGAGTGGCTGGACAGTGATTCGTGTCAGAAGTGTGAGCAGCCATTCTTCTGGAACTTTAAACAGATGTGGGACAGTAAGAAAATCGGCCTGCGACAG CACCACTGCAGGAAGTGTGGGCAGGCAGTGTGTGGGAAGTGCTCGGCCAAGCGCTCCACCATCCCTCTCATGGGCTTCGAGTTTGAGGTGCGGGTGTGTGACAGCTGCCACGAGTCCATCACGGACGAGGA CCGGGCGCCCACGGCAACATTCCATGACAGCAAACACAGCATAGTTTACATGCACTACGAGCCTACCACGGGCTGGCTACTGACCTCTGGGGCAGACAAGGTTGTCAAG CTCTGGGACATGACTCCAGTGGTGTCCTGA
- the LOC120064294 gene encoding WD repeat and FYVE domain-containing protein 2 isoform X1, which translates to MAAEIQPKPQTRTPVLLNKIETSQDVVNTAVIIPKEDGVISVSEDRTIRIWLKRDSGQYWPSVYHTMPDSCSCMSFNPETRRLSMGMENGTISEFILSEDYNKMTPAQTYQAHQGRVTVVLFVLEMEWVLSTGQDKNFTWHCSESGTQLGFYRTTAWVSGLQFDVETRHAFVGDYSGQVTILKLELDSCSLVTTFKGHTGNVTALCWDPVQRVLFSGSSDHSIIMWDIGGRKGTAIELQGHNEKVQGLCYAPHTRQLISCSSDGGIVIWNMDVTRQETPEWLDSDSCQKCEQPFFWNFKQMWDSKKIGLRQHHCRKCGQAVCGKCSAKRSTIPLMGFEFEVRVCDSCHESITDEDRAPTATFHDSKHSIVYMHYEPTTGWLLTSGADKVVKLWDMTPVVS; encoded by the exons ATGGCGGCAGAAATACAACCCAAACCGCAAACTCGGACTCCTGTTCTGCTCAACAAAATCGAGACTTCCCAAGATGTTGTGAACACGGCGGTCATAATTCCAAAGGAGGACGGGGTGATCAGCGTCTCCGAGGACAG GACGATCCGGATATGGCTGAAGAGAGACAGTGGCCAGTACTGGCCCAGCGTTTACCACACAATGCCAG ATTCTTGCTCCTGTATGTCCTTTAACCCAGAGACCAGGAGGCTGTCTATGGGGATGGAGAATGGAACCATCTCT GAGTTCATCCTGTCAGAAGACTACAACAAGATGACCCCGGCACAGACCTATCAGG CCCACCAGGGCAGAGTGACAGTGGTGCTGTTTGTGTTGGAGATGGAGTGGGTCctcagtacaggacaggacaagaACTTCACCTGGCACTGCTCTGAGAGTGGAACACAGTTGGGGTTCTACCGCACCACCGCCTGGGTCTCTGGACTGCA GTTCGACGTGGAGACGAGGCACGCCTTTGTGGGCGACTACTCTGGTCAGGTGACCATCCTCAAGCTGGAGCTGGACAGCTGTAGTCTGGTAACCACCTTCAAAGGACACACAG GCAATGTGACAGCTCTGTGTTGGGACCCGGTCCAGAGAGTGTTGTTTTCCGGCAGCTCAGATCACTCCATCATCATGTGGGACATCGGGGGACGCAAAGGCACCGCTATTGAACTTCAGGGACACAA TGAGAAGGTCCAGGGCCTATGCTACGCGCCACACACACGTCAGCTGATCTCCTGCAGCTCAGATGGGGGCATCGTCATCTGGAACATGGACGTGACCAGACAGGAG ACCCCAGAGTGGCTGGACAGTGATTCGTGTCAGAAGTGTGAGCAGCCATTCTTCTGGAACTTTAAACAGATGTGGGACAGTAAGAAAATCGGCCTGCGACAG CACCACTGCAGGAAGTGTGGGCAGGCAGTGTGTGGGAAGTGCTCGGCCAAGCGCTCCACCATCCCTCTCATGGGCTTCGAGTTTGAGGTGCGGGTGTGTGACAGCTGCCACGAGTCCATCACGGACGAGGA CCGGGCGCCCACGGCAACATTCCATGACAGCAAACACAGCATAGTTTACATGCACTACGAGCCTACCACGGGCTGGCTACTGACCTCTGGGGCAGACAAGGTTGTCAAG CTCTGGGACATGACTCCAGTGGTGTCCTGA